In Levilactobacillus brevis, the genomic window GGCTAGATACGATCGCAGACCCCTTCCCTTGCCATTCAACGGGTCATTCCGTATCATGACAGTTGAGCCCAGCACTTAATCAAAAAATGTCCGCTTTCAACACATCGATGAGGCAAGCACCACTAACCAATCTACAAGATCGTACCCAACCATCCAGTACCAGTATCAAGCAGTCTACCAGCATGAAAACACATTCTTTCTGCACCACCAGATACAGGCACACACGACACCTGCCCTGAGCACACCCAACCTTGGGGCCAAACGCTGGACTCGATCCACGTTTTACCGCAACAGAAAAACCTCTGACCAACCCAATCAGAGGTTTTTTTAAACAATTATGCCGAACGTATGTTCAATAGGTGTTTCTTTACCGGCCGCGATCCAAGTTGTACAGCGATTGAAAACGCGGATTATCACGGTACAGCTCGGCCGGCGTGCCCTGCATATCAAAGTGACCGTCCTCAATGAACCGTACTTGATCGACATGATTAATCCCAGCCAAGTGGTGGGTTACCCAGATAATCGTCTTATCGTGTAACACGTCAAAGACCGTATCCAGCAGGTGCTGCTCGGTAATCGGGTCGAGGCTGACCGTGGGCTCGTCTAGGATGATGATCGGCGCGTCCTGCAGGAGAATCCGGGCCAGCGATAACCGCTGCCGTTCGCCGCCGGAGAAGCGGCTCCCCGCCTCCTGAACCTGCGTCTGATAGCCTGCCGGTAACCGCGTAATCAGGTCGTCCAGTTCGACGGCCTTTACCGCGGCCATGACTTCCTCGTCCGTGGCGTTTAGATTTCCCAGCCGGACGTTGTTCATGACCGTCGTATTAAACAGATACGGTTGCTGGTCCAGCACACCAAACAGCGTGGCGCGTTGCTCCTGTAAGCGTGAGATAGACTCGCCGTTCAGGGTAATCTGCCCACTGGTCGGCGTCTCATCGCCCAAGATGAGTTTCAACAGCGTACTCTTCCCAGTGCCGCTGGGGCCAAGTAGCGCCAGCTTTTCGCCGGGATGAAGTGTTAACGAAAGATCGTCGATGACCTCCCGCTTGGCCCCCGGATAGGTAAACTTCACGTGGTCCAGCTTCAATTCGTCCAGCGCGCCAATGGTGGTTTGGGCGACCTGTTCCGGCTCGTGTTCGTCCAGGGCATTCACCCGTTGAATGGAGTTCTGATAGACCGGCCACTCGCTGACCCCCTGGCTCATATCGGCGAAGGGTTCGACCGTAGGGAAGAGTGCCAGACCAAATGCAGCGACCCAGTTGGCCTCAGCCTGGTTGTGGGTGAACATGACACCCGCCCACCAGACTAGAAGAATGACCGCGGCCCCGAAGATAAATTGAATGGCAAAGTTCCGCCACCACTGAAAATGATGGTCCGAACGCCGTAACGCCGCGATCTGGTCGATGGGCGCGTCCTGCTGGGCCAAGAAGTCCTGCCGGCGCCCGGAGATTAACCAATCTCCCAAGCCTAAAACGGCGTCGGTTAGCTGCGTGTAGAAGGTCCGTTGAACCTGCCGAGCTTGGAATTCGCGCCGCCCGTTGACCGTCACGGACAATAGCGGCATCAGAACTACGATGACACCCAGCAGAACCAGCATGAGTAGCCCGAAGGCCCAGTTAAAGTAGCCAATGCCGATCACCACAAACAGGTAGAGTAACCAGCCAATGACCAGCGGAAAGACCGTTCGTAGATAGAGGTTTTCGATGTGGTCGATATCCTCGGCTAAGATGCTGAGAACATCCCCCGTCTGGTGCGTCTGGCGAATCGCCACCGCCTGCTTCTCGACGGCCTCGTACAGTCGCTTCCGAAAGTCCGAGACAATCCGTAAGACCCAGTTGTGGCTGGTCAGACGTTCCGCATAGCGAAAGGCTGGCCGCCCAATCCCGAAGGCCCGTGCCAATACGATGGGCACGTAGATCATCAGAATGTTGTAGG contains:
- the cydC gene encoding thiol reductant ABC exporter subunit CydC; amino-acid sequence: MKGFFATFKHDHWVMPYLRRYKKLLALVLFLGFMTFFCGGALMFNSGYLISRAATHPYNILMIYVPIVLARAFGIGRPAFRYAERLTSHNWVLRIVSDFRKRLYEAVEKQAVAIRQTHQTGDVLSILAEDIDHIENLYLRTVFPLVIGWLLYLFVVIGIGYFNWAFGLLMLVLLGVIVVLMPLLSVTVNGRREFQARQVQRTFYTQLTDAVLGLGDWLISGRRQDFLAQQDAPIDQIAALRRSDHHFQWWRNFAIQFIFGAAVILLVWWAGVMFTHNQAEANWVAAFGLALFPTVEPFADMSQGVSEWPVYQNSIQRVNALDEHEPEQVAQTTIGALDELKLDHVKFTYPGAKREVIDDLSLTLHPGEKLALLGPSGTGKSTLLKLILGDETPTSGQITLNGESISRLQEQRATLFGVLDQQPYLFNTTVMNNVRLGNLNATDEEVMAAVKAVELDDLITRLPAGYQTQVQEAGSRFSGGERQRLSLARILLQDAPIIILDEPTVSLDPITEQHLLDTVFDVLHDKTIIWVTHHLAGINHVDQVRFIEDGHFDMQGTPAELYRDNPRFQSLYNLDRGR